A part of Chitinivibrio alkaliphilus ACht1 genomic DNA contains:
- a CDS encoding LacI family DNA-binding transcriptional regulator → MKKSIERLNFGVLLSTIEEPGQHRVWKGIERFCRQNNIDVTAYISVFQQKTGKLEEHYKVIFDAIRTNTKLDGLIYLGGFIAEDIGNATLMEFIDSIPCIPRVSIASSCPGETAFLTDNEAGTYHLVRHLITDCKKQKIAFLCGPDDHEEAQARFAGYMRALQEFRIPFSEKLVIRNCQFSVEEGEEAVEQLLKRGADFDAIAAVDDDTALGALQALDRHTISVPDDVLLGGFDNSDISQNSTPSLTTLNQPFDELGYRAAEALQKLCTHPETEHKINYISAELLTRESTENINCIQSKIPLPAPIQPSIQTVCVDPLSAHFIENGYIDLPISPWIQSLTSALSTPPLTRSSSYK, encoded by the coding sequence ATGAAGAAATCGATAGAACGCCTCAATTTTGGAGTGCTTCTTTCAACGATTGAAGAACCGGGACAACACCGTGTCTGGAAGGGCATAGAACGATTCTGCAGACAAAACAATATTGATGTCACAGCCTATATCTCCGTATTCCAACAAAAAACCGGAAAACTTGAAGAACATTATAAAGTAATTTTTGATGCCATACGAACCAATACAAAGCTTGATGGCCTCATCTATTTAGGAGGCTTTATTGCTGAGGATATCGGTAATGCCACTCTCATGGAGTTTATTGACTCAATCCCCTGCATACCACGCGTATCCATAGCTTCTTCATGCCCTGGAGAAACAGCCTTTCTCACCGACAACGAAGCAGGAACATACCACCTTGTCCGCCACCTCATCACGGATTGTAAAAAACAAAAAATTGCCTTTCTTTGCGGCCCCGACGACCACGAAGAAGCACAGGCACGATTTGCAGGCTATATGCGAGCATTGCAGGAGTTCCGTATTCCCTTTTCGGAAAAACTCGTTATTAGGAACTGTCAATTCAGTGTAGAAGAAGGCGAAGAAGCAGTGGAACAACTCCTCAAGAGAGGAGCAGATTTTGATGCCATAGCAGCGGTGGATGATGATACCGCCCTAGGTGCCCTCCAAGCCCTTGACAGACACACAATCTCTGTCCCCGACGATGTGCTTCTTGGAGGGTTTGACAATTCTGACATATCACAAAACTCTACCCCCTCTCTCACCACCCTAAATCAACCCTTTGACGAATTAGGATATCGAGCCGCCGAAGCCCTTCAAAAGCTCTGTACACATCCAGAAACAGAGCATAAAATCAACTACATCTCAGCAGAATTACTTACCCGAGAATCGACGGAAAATATTAATTGCATACAAAGTAAAATCCCACTTCCCGCACCAATACAGCCATCGATTCAAACAGTATGTGTAGATCCTCTCTCAGCTCACTTTATTGAAAATGGCTACATCGATCTCCCCATCTCTCCGTGGATACAGTCACTTACCTCAGCACTCTCCACCCCCCCTTTGACAAGAAGCAGTTCATACAAATAG
- a CDS encoding putative motility protein produces MSDVSVGGVNQARLAVEINSRLQKTAIDSAETTAANLLRAMPQSANMPNQGTQIDLQG; encoded by the coding sequence ATGAGCGATGTATCTGTTGGTGGAGTAAATCAAGCACGTCTTGCGGTTGAAATCAACAGCCGTCTCCAAAAGACAGCCATAGACAGCGCAGAAACAACAGCAGCGAATCTTCTGCGTGCGATGCCGCAGTCTGCAAACATGCCAAACCAAGGCACCCAGATCGATCTTCAAGGCTAA
- a CDS encoding radical SAM protein, with the protein MKKPLLLHYYITEACNAKCTFCNIWKKKSPQYANPSHVLSNIREARKVGCRFVDFTGGEPLLHKDLPLFLSAAKEEGLITSVTTNTLLFKKRVSQLIGKIDLLHFSLDSDTAEEHDMLRGVRSYHSVLEAIDIACAHKMKPDILFTYTNENIHSLKGVISLCEEKKLMLILDPVFSDTGHDPVSASTHEYALQWAKHPRVYLNKAHLTLRQRGGNSTTAPRCKAVQSTVVILPDNTLALPCYHNKETAIPITPDLSTAYASYKRHAYLVTEGSHPYCSGCHINCYFDPSYLYRYDSLFLQSLAAKGRYFLQKYLKDFPFNR; encoded by the coding sequence ATGAAGAAACCACTCCTACTCCACTACTATATTACTGAAGCATGTAATGCAAAATGTACGTTCTGTAACATATGGAAGAAAAAATCACCCCAATACGCAAATCCGTCTCACGTACTTTCCAATATTAGAGAGGCACGCAAAGTCGGGTGTCGCTTTGTCGATTTTACTGGAGGAGAACCACTCCTCCATAAAGACCTTCCTCTTTTTTTATCTGCGGCAAAAGAAGAAGGGCTTATAACCTCCGTAACCACAAATACTCTTCTCTTTAAAAAACGAGTATCTCAACTCATCGGTAAAATAGACCTTCTCCATTTCAGCCTTGATTCAGATACGGCAGAAGAACACGACATGCTTCGAGGCGTCAGGTCCTATCACTCTGTGCTGGAAGCTATTGATATCGCTTGTGCTCACAAGATGAAGCCGGATATCCTCTTTACCTATACCAATGAAAACATTCACTCACTGAAGGGAGTTATCTCGCTCTGCGAAGAAAAAAAACTCATGCTTATTCTGGATCCTGTCTTTTCAGATACCGGCCATGACCCCGTCAGTGCAAGCACCCATGAATATGCTCTACAATGGGCAAAACATCCTCGCGTATACCTAAACAAAGCCCACCTCACCCTCAGACAAAGGGGGGGCAACTCCACAACAGCGCCTCGCTGTAAAGCAGTGCAATCTACCGTGGTTATTCTCCCGGATAACACCCTCGCCTTACCCTGCTACCACAACAAAGAAACCGCCATACCAATCACCCCCGATCTTTCGACGGCCTATGCATCGTATAAGCGGCACGCATATCTGGTAACAGAAGGCTCACACCCCTATTGTTCCGGATGCCACATTAATTGTTACTTCGACCCCTCCTATCTCTACCGATACGACTCCCTTTTCCTACAGAGCCTTGCCGCGAAGGGGAGGTATTTTTTACAGAAATATCTGAAAGATTTTCCCTTTAATAGATAA
- a CDS encoding patatin-like phospholipase family protein, which yields MKLYHLLMYILILSFSLSASAQTVLVLSGGGTRGFAHIGVIRALEEADIQPDLIIATSMGAIIGGLYAAGYSSHEILYILQNTDLRNEIRNIPQQQYIPIPQKHLSPTPIFTLQFGSDFRPQMPSSLLEAQVIYTKLSPFIAPKLQSASGNFDKLPIPIRVVASDLLTGESVVFSEGNLVKAIKASASVPLAFAPVPHEGTLLIDGGITDNLPILPEYIGDDDFVIASDATSPLFTAEDLNSPINIGLQVVGHTIEARKQKRRKRADLLIHAPAESQSHREAGDIFQYIDLTYRKTAEALKTDFPALGFAQDKDTTAKKSPVPIETIHVLGNTNTRDGFITRHSHIQKGDTLSPEGIEHSINTIYGTGLFSTVNVYAESDTLLIEVEEKKRLRLSFGSRVDNYYNAEFFLAPEIGNLWGVGTKIQAYIQYGKHREKYALNIMGSLPVATQVRNDYIFQSYLSAKDIIRHSERDTIVTDSDRHDTLSLVSYDETRISKLGFLFSGGLDFNNTIQCLGGVKFESATISRSTDIQIPALDNNFHTYFWGSLIAETLDKEPFSTTGSRHVFWLISGARNLNLPSSSLLFAGNHTRAFSFPNEHVVFIPSLEYLWVDQTPTITNSNYLGGSRHRRLHTPSDVNITLPLAGLEDNALSIDKALLLTFKKRLRLRDSDFYLSNYLDILSLWDAGTSRTPRELAEQKSLGIETELSLDTPVGPVRFSWATLLKNNLPEETKTIPSSLIRFSLGHSF from the coding sequence ATGAAACTCTACCATTTACTCATGTATATTCTCATACTCTCCTTCTCTCTATCTGCTTCCGCACAAACCGTGCTGGTCTTAAGCGGTGGGGGCACACGCGGCTTTGCTCACATCGGGGTAATTCGCGCCTTGGAAGAAGCAGACATACAACCAGACCTCATCATTGCAACAAGTATGGGAGCCATTATTGGCGGCCTCTACGCTGCAGGCTACAGCAGCCATGAGATTTTATACATACTCCAAAACACCGATCTCCGTAATGAAATCCGTAATATACCCCAGCAACAGTATATACCCATACCACAAAAACACCTCAGTCCCACCCCAATATTCACCCTTCAATTTGGCTCTGACTTCCGCCCCCAAATGCCCTCTTCCCTTCTTGAAGCACAAGTAATCTACACAAAACTATCCCCCTTCATTGCCCCGAAACTGCAATCTGCTTCAGGCAACTTCGACAAATTACCGATACCCATACGGGTGGTTGCCAGTGACCTACTCACCGGTGAAAGTGTTGTGTTTTCTGAAGGAAATCTCGTAAAAGCGATTAAGGCCTCGGCATCAGTCCCTCTCGCCTTTGCCCCGGTACCCCATGAAGGAACCCTCCTCATAGACGGCGGTATCACCGATAACCTTCCCATCTTACCCGAATACATTGGAGATGATGACTTTGTTATAGCTTCAGATGCAACCTCACCGCTCTTTACTGCAGAGGATCTCAACAGCCCCATAAATATTGGATTGCAAGTTGTGGGTCATACCATAGAGGCGCGAAAACAAAAACGAAGAAAACGAGCAGATCTTTTAATACATGCCCCCGCAGAAAGCCAGTCACACCGTGAAGCTGGAGACATATTTCAATACATAGATCTCACCTATAGAAAAACGGCCGAAGCTTTGAAAACCGACTTCCCAGCCTTAGGTTTCGCCCAAGATAAAGACACGACAGCAAAAAAGAGCCCCGTTCCCATAGAAACCATTCATGTTCTGGGTAATACAAACACCCGAGATGGATTTATCACACGACACTCCCATATTCAGAAAGGGGACACCCTCTCACCAGAAGGTATTGAGCATAGCATAAATACCATTTACGGAACAGGGCTTTTCTCCACAGTAAATGTGTATGCTGAATCCGACACCCTCCTCATCGAAGTAGAAGAAAAGAAGCGTCTCCGTCTTTCTTTTGGAAGCCGTGTGGACAACTACTACAACGCAGAATTTTTCCTTGCTCCCGAAATAGGCAATCTTTGGGGCGTTGGAACAAAAATACAAGCCTATATCCAATATGGAAAACACCGGGAGAAATACGCCCTGAACATCATGGGAAGTCTTCCCGTGGCAACGCAGGTTCGCAACGATTATATTTTCCAAAGCTATCTCAGTGCAAAAGACATTATTCGACATAGCGAACGAGACACCATAGTCACCGATAGTGATCGCCATGATACCCTCAGCTTGGTATCCTACGATGAAACCCGCATTTCAAAATTGGGGTTTCTTTTCTCCGGCGGGCTCGATTTCAACAACACCATACAATGCCTTGGAGGTGTTAAATTTGAATCTGCCACAATCTCCCGCAGCACAGACATCCAGATCCCTGCCCTTGACAATAATTTCCACACCTACTTTTGGGGCTCCCTCATTGCAGAAACCCTTGACAAGGAGCCCTTTTCTACTACGGGAAGCAGACATGTTTTTTGGCTTATTTCCGGTGCACGCAATCTCAATCTCCCCTCTTCATCCCTTCTGTTTGCGGGCAACCACACACGCGCCTTTTCCTTCCCAAATGAGCACGTGGTTTTTATACCAAGCCTCGAATATCTCTGGGTAGACCAAACCCCAACCATCACCAACAGCAATTACCTCGGAGGCAGTCGCCACCGAAGGCTTCACACTCCCTCCGATGTCAACATAACCCTTCCCTTGGCAGGCCTTGAAGACAACGCCCTCTCCATAGATAAGGCGCTACTCCTCACCTTTAAAAAACGACTCCGGCTAAGAGACAGTGATTTCTATCTCAGCAATTATCTCGATATACTATCCCTCTGGGATGCTGGAACAAGTAGAACACCACGAGAATTAGCGGAACAAAAATCTCTCGGAATTGAAACAGAATTATCCCTTGACACCCCCGTAGGACCCGTGCGATTTTCTTGGGCAACCCTACTGAAAAACAACTTGCCGGAAGAAACAAAAACCATTCCCTCATCGCTCATTCGGTTTTCCCTCGGCCATAGCTTTTAA
- a CDS encoding helix-turn-helix domain-containing protein: protein MPQKQNNKLELLLGLRGDTFSPNDTITFYIDHENRSAPYPDEELTILQFTSLTTTPQAQLVNTKIHRDSLFTRTYSSVPLRLTPEIHTARDEQRFTLKIPPMFLGGEIPEKFGLNILIGREDSHLSLVSGAKQRSFAPATFPVVVQRQGRSITIAPLHALGISFFAGALLALLWTFLEKKYITFLAQKNHDNPLYHSIVTHIDAHVVTDSLNVDTVARKFHTSAKTVNRACLLLRQAPFSTYVLTRRLQVAKERLISSYSSEVDIAHDCRFSSIAEMEQIFHRHVGKAPYQFREIHKTQYPF from the coding sequence GTGCCGCAAAAACAGAACAATAAGCTCGAGTTACTCCTGGGGCTTCGGGGGGACACCTTTTCTCCAAATGACACCATAACATTCTACATAGACCATGAAAACAGAAGCGCCCCATACCCCGACGAAGAACTTACCATATTGCAATTCACCTCTCTTACTACCACGCCACAGGCACAGTTGGTAAACACCAAAATTCATCGAGACTCCCTCTTTACACGAACCTACTCATCGGTACCGCTGCGACTTACCCCCGAAATACACACCGCACGTGATGAGCAACGTTTTACCCTAAAGATCCCTCCCATGTTCCTCGGGGGAGAGATACCTGAGAAATTCGGTCTCAATATTCTCATTGGTAGAGAGGATTCGCATCTCTCTCTTGTGTCGGGGGCGAAACAACGCTCCTTTGCTCCGGCAACGTTTCCCGTGGTTGTACAAAGGCAAGGACGATCCATAACCATAGCACCCCTACACGCCTTAGGCATATCGTTTTTTGCGGGCGCACTTCTCGCACTTCTCTGGACATTCCTTGAGAAAAAATATATAACATTCCTTGCACAGAAAAACCATGACAACCCCCTCTACCACTCCATTGTTACGCATATTGATGCCCATGTTGTCACCGATTCTCTGAACGTAGATACCGTGGCAAGAAAGTTTCACACTTCAGCAAAAACAGTAAACCGGGCATGCCTTCTCTTACGCCAGGCACCCTTTTCTACCTACGTCCTTACCAGACGCCTGCAAGTAGCAAAGGAACGCCTTATTTCTTCCTATTCAAGTGAAGTAGATATTGCCCATGACTGTCGTTTTTCAAGTATTGCAGAGATGGAACAAATCTTTCATCGCCACGTGGGAAAAGCGCCCTATCAGTTTCGGGAGATTCATAAAACCCAATACCCTTTTTAA